The stretch of DNA ACACAAGTGGTTTTTCTCGGCGCCGCAAAGCGATGCGCACTTGATTCTGGCGCAGACCGATACCGAAGGCAGCGCCGGCCTGTCGTGCTTTTTCCTGCCGCGTTATCTGCCGAACGGCGAGCGCAACGCCATCCGCGTGCAGCGGCTCAAGGACAAGGTCGGCAACCGTTCGAATGCGTCGTCTGAGGTGGAGTTCACCGGCGCCTACGGCTGGCTGATCGGCAAGCCGGGACGCGGCATCCCGACCATCCTGGAAATGGGAAGCCATACCCGGCTCGATTGCGTGCTGGGCAGCGCCGGGGCGATGCGCGCCGCCTTGACGCATGCGCTGCACCACGCCCGACGCCGCGTAGCGTTCGGCCGTCCGTTGGCCGAGCAGCCGCTGATGCAAAATGTGCTGGCCGATCTGGCGCTGGAATCCGAGGCCGCCACCGTGCTGGCGATGCGGCTGGCGCGCTGCTTCGATGAGTCCGCCGATCCGGCGCAGGCGATGCTGGCGCGCATCCTGACGCCGGCCGGCAAGTATTGGGTCTGCAAGCGCGGGCCGGGCTTCGGCGCCGAGGCCATGGAAGTGATCGGCGGTAGCGGCTATGTCGAGGATAGTCCGCTGGCGCGGCTGTACCGCGAGTTGCCGGTCAACTCAATCTGGGAAGGCTCGGGCAATGTGATGTGCCTGGACTTGCTGCGCGCGTTCAACAAGTCGCCCGAGGCGCGCGAAGCGCTGGCGGCCGAACTGGCGCTGGCCGGCAGCGGCGATATTTTCTTCGTCGCCTACCGTAGCACGCTGCTGGCCGACCTCGCGCAGCAGCAGGCTGACGAATTCAGCGCGCGCGTGCTGGCCGAGCGGGTGGTGCTGGCGGTGCAGGCGGCATTGCTGCTGCGGCATGCGCCGCCGTATGTGTCGTCGGCATTCGTGGCGTCGCGCCTGAAACGCGAGCCCGGCGGCACGTATGGGCGGCTGCCGGGCGGCCTGGATTGTGCGGCAATTCTGGCGCGGGCGTTGGTGGAATAGGGCATCCGGCTTGTATAATGCGCATATAACTATCTGAACAAGAGCTACCTAATGAAACAAGATCCGCGCTTTCCTAACCTGTTCATCACCGACCATCCACTGATCCAGCACAAACTGAGCCACATGCGCGCCAAGGATACGTCGACCCGTACCTTCCGCGACCTGCTCAAGGAAATCACGCTGCTGATGGGTTACGAGATCACCCGCGATCTGCCCCTGACTACCCGCAACATCGAAACCCCGTTGATGGCCATCGACGCACCGGTGATCGCCGGCCGCAAGCTGGCCATCGTGCCGATCCTGCGCGCCGGCATCGGCATGAGCGACGGCCTGCTGGACCTGGTGCCGTCGGCGCGCGTCGGCCACATCGGCGTGTTCCGCGATCCGGCAACCCACCAGCCGGTCGAATACCTGGTGCGCCTGCCTGATACCGCCGAACGGACGTTCATCCTGTGCGACCCGATGGTGGCGACCGGCA from Duganella dendranthematis encodes:
- a CDS encoding isovaleryl-CoA dehydrogenase translates to MQAFETHEVRNTVAPFENINLFAADPALQEALAREGAGDAAAALHVLGAELGKAETLDLARLANLYTPKLHNFDREGHRIDEVEFHPAWHQLMGLLIGHGTHASPWQGGAGAQVARAARYLLFGQVENGSQCPVTMTYASVPALRQVPRIAQKWLPKILSSQYDPRSLPIEQKHGALIGMGMTEKQGGSDVRANTTRAEPVPPSEAHALFGKEGDDVFRIVGHKWFFSAPQSDAHLILAQTDTEGSAGLSCFFLPRYLPNGERNAIRVQRLKDKVGNRSNASSEVEFTGAYGWLIGKPGRGIPTILEMGSHTRLDCVLGSAGAMRAALTHALHHARRRVAFGRPLAEQPLMQNVLADLALESEAATVLAMRLARCFDESADPAQAMLARILTPAGKYWVCKRGPGFGAEAMEVIGGSGYVEDSPLARLYRELPVNSIWEGSGNVMCLDLLRAFNKSPEAREALAAELALAGSGDIFFVAYRSTLLADLAQQQADEFSARVLAERVVLAVQAALLLRHAPPYVSSAFVASRLKREPGGTYGRLPGGLDCAAILARALVE
- the upp gene encoding uracil phosphoribosyltransferase, which translates into the protein MKQDPRFPNLFITDHPLIQHKLSHMRAKDTSTRTFRDLLKEITLLMGYEITRDLPLTTRNIETPLMAIDAPVIAGRKLAIVPILRAGIGMSDGLLDLVPSARVGHIGVFRDPATHQPVEYLVRLPDTAERTFILCDPMVATGNSAVHAVDVLKKRGVTDEQIIFLSLVAAPEGIEVFQKAHPGVKIYCASLDSHLNDHAYIVPGLGDAGDRIFGTK